Proteins from a genomic interval of Symmachiella macrocystis:
- a CDS encoding DUF1501 domain-containing protein, with protein sequence MHRSSTTAHSQAPDWQSGRRRFLFNSIAGMGSLALASLLKQDGLLGKEGIAPKPRTSFDLAARKPHFEPKAQAMISLFMHGGPSHIDLTDPKPELTKRDGQDFSGDITFSFINRASKKLMGSPFKFQKHGECGTELSELLPHLAEIVDDITLIRSMHTGINGHESSIRYLNTGISIPGRPALGSWLTYGLGAESDSLPAYVVMTDPGGHPVDGVRNWSNGWMPSIYQGTVIRPREPRILNLEPPARLAGTLQEQNLKFLGKLNRRHLENHPGENDLEARISSYELAARMQGAAKEALDISQESKATQEMYGLDDPATQEYGTRCLIARRLVERGVRFVQLFLGGQPWDMHNSIRTQLPKVCKRTDQPTAALVKDLKARGLLDTTLVHWGGEIGRLPVTEGDPKTGGRDHNGQGFSSWLAGGGVKAGLAFGETDEFGHSAVVDRVAANDYQATLMHLFGFDHEKLTFQLNGQERSLTDGRPCRVVKEILA encoded by the coding sequence ATGCACCGATCATCCACCACAGCTCACTCGCAAGCCCCGGATTGGCAGTCGGGCCGCCGCCGTTTTCTATTCAACAGCATCGCCGGCATGGGAAGTTTGGCACTGGCGTCGTTGCTGAAACAGGATGGCCTGTTGGGGAAGGAAGGCATCGCCCCCAAGCCGCGGACCTCGTTCGATCTTGCTGCGCGAAAACCGCATTTCGAACCCAAAGCACAGGCGATGATTTCGCTATTCATGCATGGTGGTCCGAGTCACATCGATCTGACCGACCCCAAACCGGAGTTGACGAAACGCGACGGACAAGATTTTTCCGGCGACATCACGTTCAGCTTTATTAATCGCGCCAGCAAGAAACTGATGGGCAGTCCGTTTAAGTTTCAAAAACATGGTGAGTGCGGCACAGAGTTGTCGGAATTGTTGCCGCACCTGGCGGAAATCGTCGACGACATTACCCTGATCCGCTCGATGCACACCGGGATCAACGGGCATGAATCCTCGATCCGGTATTTGAATACGGGAATTTCGATCCCCGGTCGCCCCGCACTGGGGTCATGGCTGACGTATGGTCTGGGAGCGGAAAGCGACAGCCTGCCGGCGTATGTGGTGATGACTGATCCGGGCGGACATCCGGTCGATGGCGTTCGCAATTGGTCCAACGGTTGGATGCCGTCGATTTACCAAGGAACCGTAATCCGTCCCCGCGAACCACGGATTTTGAATCTCGAGCCCCCTGCCCGTCTGGCCGGGACGCTGCAAGAACAGAATCTGAAATTCCTCGGCAAACTCAACCGGCGACACCTAGAAAACCACCCCGGCGAAAACGATCTCGAGGCGCGGATCAGCAGTTACGAATTGGCAGCACGGATGCAAGGTGCTGCCAAAGAGGCGCTCGACATCAGCCAGGAGTCCAAAGCCACACAAGAAATGTATGGTTTGGATGATCCGGCGACTCAAGAATACGGAACACGGTGTTTGATCGCGCGGCGGTTGGTCGAACGCGGGGTGCGGTTCGTACAACTGTTTCTGGGCGGCCAACCATGGGACATGCACAACAGCATCCGCACGCAATTGCCCAAGGTCTGCAAGCGGACCGATCAACCCACGGCGGCGCTGGTCAAGGACCTCAAAGCGCGAGGCCTGTTGGATACGACGCTCGTGCATTGGGGCGGCGAAATCGGCCGGCTGCCTGTCACCGAAGGGGATCCCAAGACCGGCGGTCGCGATCACAATGGACAAGGCTTTAGTAGTTGGCTGGCCGGCGGCGGCGTCAAAGCGGGATTAGCCTTTGGAGAGACCGACGAATTCGGCCATAGCGCCGTCGTTGATCGTGTCGCTGCCAACGACTACCAAGCGACCTTGATGCACCTGTTCGGATTCGACCACGAAAAATTGACGTTCCAACTCAACGGCCAAGAACGAAGCCTGACCGATGGTCGTCCTTGCCGGGTCGTCAAAGAGATTCTGGCCTAA
- a CDS encoding PSD1 and planctomycete cytochrome C domain-containing protein: MFRTLPWGCLCLVALSGLASADELVQPDAAVSFEKQIRPIFRTYCYDCHGSGEEHAGGLDLRLRRFMITGGESGSVLEPGEPDSSYLMDRLRDGDMPPGEKKLSAEDISTIEKWIAVGAPTIRSEPEKLGRGLGITPEERAYWAFQPIVRPDVPVFAPQDSVRSPIDALLLAKMREKGLSFSNDASRLTLLRRAHLDLIGIPPTMDEIVQFLADDSLDAYERLIDRLLDSPQYGERWGRHWLDVAGYADSEGYTVRDNVRNYAYKYRDYVIRSLNADKPFDEFIVEQLAGDELVPQPHANLSPENLEKLVATGFLRMGADGTDGGADELDLARNQALAETIKIVSTSLLGMSVGCAQCHDHRYDPISHDDYYQLRAIFEPAYDWKNWRTPSQRRLSLYTDEERAAAAAVEAEVAKVAAERKKRQDELMAQALDAEVAKIEDKELGKRLRTIYRTPAAKRTPDDVALFKMHPNFNISPGNLYQYISTSREELKKFDDRIGEIRKKKPVEDFVRILTEVPGRVPETFLFHRGDHQQPKHEVIPAALTVAAPEGKPFEIAKNDESLPTTGRRLAYAHWLTNGRHPLLARVIANRVWLHHFGRGIVPTPADFGTAGQPPTHPKLLDWLADEFMAQGWSLKQLHRTILLSTTYRQSSETDESKHQIDSSNFYYWKKPVVRLDAEVIRDHVLATAGTLSGAMYGPPVPVKEDFVGQIVVGGDDTRRSVYIQQRRSQPMALLTAFDAPVMETNCELRPISTAATQSLMLMNGEFMLAHAKKFAQRLQREAGENVRRQVQIAWQLAYSRPATQAELDDSVQFLDEQIVYLKQNPPPAPPKKKGEADPPSPPTPQFEALTNLCHVLLNSNEFLYME, from the coding sequence ATGTTTCGCACACTGCCCTGGGGCTGTTTGTGTCTTGTCGCCCTGAGCGGTCTTGCTTCCGCCGATGAATTGGTGCAGCCCGACGCAGCGGTCTCGTTTGAAAAGCAGATACGGCCAATATTCCGTACGTACTGCTACGATTGCCATGGCAGCGGCGAGGAACACGCGGGCGGGTTGGATCTGCGTTTACGGCGGTTTATGATCACCGGTGGCGAAAGCGGATCGGTGCTCGAACCGGGCGAACCGGATAGCAGTTATCTGATGGACCGCCTACGGGACGGCGACATGCCGCCTGGGGAAAAGAAACTCTCTGCTGAAGATATTTCGACGATTGAAAAATGGATTGCGGTCGGAGCGCCGACAATTCGCTCGGAACCGGAAAAATTGGGCCGCGGTTTGGGCATCACTCCCGAAGAACGCGCCTATTGGGCCTTTCAACCGATTGTACGACCCGACGTACCGGTCTTTGCTCCGCAAGATAGTGTGCGGAGTCCGATTGATGCGTTGCTGTTAGCGAAGATGCGTGAAAAAGGATTGTCGTTTTCCAACGATGCTTCACGGCTGACATTGCTGCGACGAGCGCATTTAGATTTGATCGGAATTCCGCCGACGATGGATGAGATCGTGCAATTCCTGGCCGACGATTCCCTCGACGCCTACGAACGGTTGATTGATCGGCTGTTGGATTCACCGCAGTACGGCGAGCGCTGGGGGCGACATTGGTTGGATGTCGCGGGGTATGCCGACTCCGAAGGTTATACTGTGCGCGACAACGTACGAAATTACGCCTATAAGTATCGCGACTACGTAATCCGTTCATTGAACGCCGACAAGCCGTTTGATGAATTTATCGTCGAACAACTTGCCGGCGACGAACTGGTGCCGCAGCCACATGCGAATTTGAGTCCGGAAAATCTCGAAAAACTAGTGGCGACCGGTTTCTTGCGAATGGGAGCTGATGGCACCGACGGAGGCGCCGACGAATTGGATTTGGCCCGCAATCAAGCGTTGGCCGAAACGATCAAGATCGTCTCCACCTCTTTGTTGGGCATGTCGGTCGGTTGCGCGCAATGTCACGACCATCGTTACGATCCGATTTCGCACGACGATTACTATCAACTGCGAGCAATCTTCGAACCGGCCTACGATTGGAAGAACTGGCGAACGCCATCGCAACGCCGACTCTCGCTGTATACCGACGAAGAACGAGCCGCAGCGGCCGCTGTCGAAGCCGAGGTCGCCAAAGTTGCCGCCGAACGGAAAAAACGGCAAGATGAATTGATGGCTCAAGCGCTGGACGCAGAAGTTGCGAAAATCGAAGACAAGGAACTGGGCAAACGTTTGCGAACCATTTATCGCACACCGGCGGCGAAACGCACGCCGGACGATGTTGCCTTGTTCAAAATGCATCCGAATTTCAATATCTCACCGGGCAATCTCTACCAATACATCAGCACCTCGCGCGAGGAGTTGAAAAAATTCGATGACCGGATCGGCGAAATTCGCAAAAAGAAACCGGTTGAAGATTTCGTACGCATCCTGACGGAAGTTCCCGGCCGCGTTCCGGAAACGTTTCTGTTTCATCGCGGTGACCACCAACAGCCGAAACACGAAGTGATTCCCGCTGCTCTGACAGTCGCTGCTCCGGAAGGCAAACCGTTTGAAATCGCCAAGAATGATGAATCGCTACCGACCACGGGGCGTCGCTTGGCATATGCACACTGGCTGACCAATGGACGGCATCCGTTGTTGGCGCGGGTGATCGCCAATCGCGTCTGGCTGCACCATTTTGGCCGCGGCATCGTCCCGACGCCGGCCGATTTTGGAACCGCCGGTCAACCGCCGACGCACCCGAAGTTGCTCGACTGGCTGGCAGACGAATTCATGGCGCAGGGTTGGAGTCTGAAACAACTGCATCGCACAATCCTGTTGTCGACCACTTATCGGCAATCTTCAGAGACGGATGAAAGCAAACATCAGATTGACAGCTCCAACTTTTACTACTGGAAAAAACCGGTCGTCCGGTTGGATGCGGAAGTCATCCGCGATCATGTATTGGCCACAGCCGGCACGTTGAGCGGCGCGATGTATGGTCCACCGGTGCCAGTGAAAGAAGATTTTGTGGGACAAATCGTCGTGGGTGGCGACGATACGCGGCGGAGTGTTTATATCCAACAGCGGCGAAGTCAGCCGATGGCCTTACTCACAGCGTTTGACGCACCGGTCATGGAAACGAATTGTGAACTCCGGCCAATTTCGACAGCGGCCACACAATCGTTGATGCTGATGAACGGCGAATTCATGCTCGCGCATGCCAAGAAATTCGCCCAGCGTCTGCAACGTGAAGCGGGCGAGAACGTGCGACGGCAGGTACAGATTGCCTGGCAACTGGCCTATTCGCGACCCGCCACCCAGGCAGAATTAGACGATTCGGTGCAGTTTCTCGATGAACAGATTGTCTACTTAAAACAAAACCCGCCCCCCGCACCGCCAAAGAAAAAAGGGGAAGCCGATCCGCCCTCCCCGCCGACGCCGCAGTTTGAAGCCTTAACAAATTTGTGTCACGTGTTGTTGAACTCCAACGAATTTCTGTACATGGAATAA
- a CDS encoding sugar phosphate isomerase/epimerase family protein has translation MSDFKYALNSSTIRPVPLLEKIRIAGEAGYAGIELWHDDIEAHLTQGGRLHDIVVALDERGLRVPTTIHMKGWFESAGDEHTANMDACKWKMEQAEAVGAAYIIAGPPRETADRALGAKNYRELLEIGHEIGIKPAMEFLGFVEDINSIEDALEIITHAEHPDGTIVLDPFHIFRGGGSMESIAQLTPTQIAICHFNDAPAQPAREQLADRDRVYPGEGSVDLQRLITLLKQIGYDSWLSLELFNEELWQQDPLEVARTGLDKMRAVAEA, from the coding sequence ATGTCGGATTTCAAATACGCACTCAACAGTAGCACAATTCGGCCGGTGCCGTTATTGGAAAAAATCCGCATTGCTGGGGAGGCGGGTTATGCGGGGATTGAATTGTGGCATGACGATATCGAAGCCCATCTCACCCAAGGGGGCCGACTGCACGACATTGTCGTCGCCCTCGACGAACGAGGCCTCCGTGTGCCGACGACGATTCACATGAAAGGCTGGTTCGAGTCGGCAGGAGACGAACACACAGCGAACATGGACGCCTGTAAATGGAAGATGGAACAAGCCGAAGCGGTCGGCGCGGCTTACATCATTGCCGGACCGCCGCGGGAAACCGCTGATCGTGCGCTGGGGGCGAAGAACTATCGTGAGCTATTAGAAATCGGCCACGAAATCGGCATCAAACCGGCGATGGAATTTTTGGGCTTCGTCGAGGATATCAACAGCATCGAAGACGCGCTGGAAATTATCACCCACGCCGAGCATCCCGACGGCACGATTGTGCTCGACCCCTTTCACATCTTCCGCGGCGGCGGTTCGATGGAAAGCATTGCGCAACTTACCCCCACACAAATCGCCATCTGCCACTTCAACGACGCCCCAGCCCAGCCAGCGCGCGAACAACTAGCCGACCGCGACCGCGTCTATCCAGGCGAAGGGAGCGTAGATCTACAACGATTGATCACGCTGCTCAAACAAATCGGCTATGACAGTTGGTTGTCGTTGGAATTGTTCAACGAGGAACTGTGGCAGCAGGATCCACTGGAAGTGGCAAGAACAGGCTTGGATAAAATGCGGGCCGTTGCGGAAGCGTAA
- a CDS encoding BON domain-containing protein, translated as MSKLAERLPGQTIEATAPSPRQEAGTAVPEETAHQVEQEVRRRLMATPRLKIESLVVRRVDQGICLQGVIESQEANHDICSLVKTVDGVNRVINRLLVASKH; from the coding sequence ATGAGCAAGCTGGCAGAACGCCTCCCGGGCCAAACGATTGAGGCAACAGCCCCCTCACCGCGACAAGAAGCCGGCACCGCGGTGCCAGAAGAGACTGCCCATCAAGTCGAACAAGAAGTCCGACGTCGACTGATGGCGACCCCCCGCCTGAAAATTGAATCACTCGTCGTGCGACGTGTCGATCAGGGCATTTGTCTGCAAGGGGTCATCGAATCCCAGGAAGCGAATCACGATATCTGTTCGCTCGTGAAAACGGTCGACGGAGTGAATCGCGTCATCAATCGTTTGTTGGTTGCTTCGAAACATTAA
- a CDS encoding alpha/beta fold hydrolase, which translates to MPHKARRQFLKTWLPLLIMSIAVVGMPLSTVIDVDAAEKTTLDQATPELLVVFIGGMDSDPTPAEIAGTARANQGNSGMFQLCSQLDDERLVCEYFNWNGTRAGKIQTSPPPMTSSIVDTIHEHIRQFPRSRIVLVGNSWGGHTAWQVADEIARSDHPLAIKQVIFLDASSTGRAVDRHPKKLPININNALHYYTHNVFCWGQWTENRLQAIDLGDPQLGYSKDGTPNYGSAFDFQAHVAAEWDPRIHAEIKTAVMRLLTTR; encoded by the coding sequence ATGCCACACAAAGCACGGCGACAATTTCTTAAAACTTGGCTCCCCCTGCTGATAATGAGCATAGCGGTTGTCGGCATGCCGCTGAGCACTGTGATTGACGTCGACGCTGCCGAAAAAACGACCCTGGACCAGGCGACTCCCGAATTGCTGGTGGTGTTCATCGGGGGTATGGATTCTGACCCGACTCCGGCTGAAATTGCCGGCACGGCACGCGCCAACCAGGGCAACAGCGGTATGTTTCAGCTCTGCAGTCAGTTGGACGATGAGCGGTTGGTATGCGAGTATTTCAACTGGAACGGCACCCGTGCCGGTAAAATCCAAACCAGTCCTCCGCCAATGACCTCGTCGATTGTCGACACGATTCACGAGCACATTCGTCAGTTTCCCCGCAGCCGCATCGTCCTTGTGGGCAACAGTTGGGGAGGTCACACCGCTTGGCAAGTCGCCGACGAAATCGCCCGCAGCGACCATCCCTTAGCGATCAAGCAGGTCATTTTTCTGGATGCCTCATCCACCGGCCGCGCGGTGGACCGGCATCCTAAAAAATTGCCGATCAACATCAACAACGCCCTGCATTACTACACGCACAACGTATTTTGTTGGGGCCAGTGGACGGAGAATCGTCTCCAGGCTATCGACTTGGGCGACCCCCAACTGGGGTACTCCAAAGATGGTACCCCCAATTACGGCTCAGCTTTCGATTTCCAAGCGCATGTCGCCGCCGAGTGGGACCCACGTATCCACGCCGAAATCAAAACGGCTGTCATGCGGCTTCTCACCACCCGCTAA
- a CDS encoding response regulator: MVNEIGARRSKVLIIDDDPLFRSMLASVMREKYIVFVAADGEEGYRKALAHPPHAIILDIRMPGWDGLKTLRTIRRNEVLAELPVMILSSDASRETVIAAIHSGATDYLIKTSFTKKEFHSKLARLIEMARDRALDRPSRRRLEEAWSRVRRVPSATPIPRENALPEPSPSPETANAPGAENSQLQEIMDAWE; this comes from the coding sequence ATGGTTAATGAAATTGGGGCCCGCCGGTCCAAAGTACTCATTATCGACGACGACCCACTCTTCCGCAGCATGCTGGCTTCGGTCATGCGCGAAAAATACATCGTGTTCGTCGCAGCCGACGGAGAAGAAGGATACCGCAAGGCGTTGGCCCATCCCCCCCATGCCATCATTCTCGACATCCGGATGCCGGGGTGGGATGGTTTGAAAACGTTGCGGACCATTCGCCGCAATGAAGTCTTGGCCGAATTGCCGGTGATGATCCTCTCCAGCGACGCCAGCCGTGAAACTGTCATTGCCGCCATTCACTCAGGCGCCACCGACTACCTGATCAAAACCAGCTTTACCAAAAAAGAGTTTCACAGCAAATTGGCGCGGTTGATCGAAATGGCGCGCGACCGCGCCCTGGACCGCCCCTCCCGGCGACGCCTCGAAGAAGCTTGGTCGCGGGTACGGCGCGTCCCCTCCGCTACGCCAATTCCCCGAGAAAATGCCCTGCCCGAGCCCTCCCCATCGCCCGAGACCGCCAACGCACCCGGTGCTGAGAATTCACAACTCCAGGAAATCATGGACGCCTGGGAATAG
- a CDS encoding adenylate/guanylate cyclase domain-containing protein, with product MAELTAECAESQNRTTVVIKPDKPLAVGRDEQCDLAVPWDKSISRKHVEVHLVGDSLRVRRFAVAANPLFHRGAQVESCELEPGEHFVLGQTAFLFSDARTPRPSTPTQPVEEVAFSRDDLRRIQFLDADRRIEVLTHLPDVIWGARTDEELFVRLTTTLLAGIAGAEAAAVVSITGDDPPVIEHWERRLEVAGEFRPSTRLIRAAVLEKEQSILHVWESEEHHQADYTITQEFDWAFCTPVRGAATQGWGLYLAGRFDRAANPAGQIDTSEQQLRGDVKFAELMAEIISAVRQVNRLERQQAGLRQFFAPRILSSLGDGFDTKSLDPRECDVTVLFCDLRGFSKQAEGARDELIHLLDRVSQALGVMTHHISEHGGVIGDYQGDAAMGFWGWPVATDSAALDACRAALGIRAAFAATAGKKDHALADFQMGIGIAHGRAVAGKIGTTNHVKVTVFGPVVNLASRLEGMTKQLRVPILLDEALVDRIQDELTPEEGRIRKLARVLPYGMQTPVTVSELLPPEAAFPELTAAHLASYEHAVTNFLAGDWEQSYRALHDIPPSDRAQDFLNVLIAQHNRQAPGDWDGIVKLPSK from the coding sequence TTGGCTGAACTAACGGCCGAATGCGCCGAATCCCAGAACCGCACGACGGTCGTGATCAAACCGGACAAACCGCTCGCGGTCGGTCGCGACGAACAATGCGACTTAGCCGTTCCCTGGGATAAGTCCATTTCGCGGAAACATGTCGAAGTGCACCTCGTCGGCGATTCTCTCCGCGTCCGCAGATTCGCCGTCGCAGCCAATCCACTTTTTCATCGCGGTGCACAGGTCGAGTCCTGCGAGTTGGAACCCGGCGAGCATTTTGTGCTGGGACAGACTGCGTTTCTATTCAGCGATGCGCGGACACCACGACCGTCGACTCCCACCCAGCCGGTGGAAGAAGTCGCCTTTTCTCGCGACGACTTGCGGCGGATTCAATTTCTAGATGCCGACAGACGTATCGAGGTATTAACACACTTGCCCGATGTGATCTGGGGGGCGCGGACTGATGAAGAATTGTTCGTCCGCCTGACAACTACCCTCCTGGCAGGGATTGCCGGGGCCGAAGCGGCTGCGGTCGTATCGATTACGGGCGATGATCCGCCGGTGATTGAACATTGGGAGCGTCGTCTGGAAGTCGCCGGAGAATTCCGCCCTAGCACGCGTCTGATCCGGGCGGCCGTCTTGGAAAAAGAGCAAAGCATCCTACACGTCTGGGAAAGCGAAGAGCATCATCAGGCGGATTACACCATCACGCAAGAATTCGATTGGGCGTTCTGCACGCCGGTCCGCGGCGCTGCTACGCAAGGTTGGGGACTTTATCTGGCCGGTCGTTTTGATCGTGCCGCCAATCCAGCCGGACAAATAGATACCAGCGAACAGCAGTTGCGGGGCGACGTTAAATTTGCCGAGTTGATGGCTGAAATTATTAGCGCCGTGCGGCAGGTCAATCGCCTGGAACGGCAACAAGCGGGTTTGCGACAATTCTTCGCGCCGCGAATTTTATCGTCGTTGGGAGACGGTTTCGACACCAAAAGTCTCGATCCGCGCGAATGCGACGTCACCGTGTTGTTTTGCGACCTCCGCGGTTTTAGCAAACAGGCCGAAGGGGCCCGCGATGAATTGATCCATCTTCTTGATCGCGTCAGCCAAGCCCTGGGCGTGATGACGCACCATATTTCCGAACATGGCGGGGTGATCGGCGATTACCAGGGAGATGCGGCGATGGGTTTTTGGGGCTGGCCAGTCGCCACTGATTCAGCGGCACTGGACGCCTGTCGCGCCGCTTTGGGAATTCGCGCCGCCTTTGCCGCCACGGCTGGGAAAAAAGATCACGCGTTGGCCGATTTCCAGATGGGGATCGGCATTGCACACGGCAGAGCGGTGGCGGGAAAAATCGGCACGACCAACCACGTCAAAGTCACCGTGTTTGGGCCAGTCGTCAACCTCGCCAGCCGGCTGGAGGGCATGACCAAACAACTCCGCGTCCCGATTCTGTTGGACGAAGCTTTGGTTGATCGGATCCAAGACGAGTTGACTCCCGAAGAGGGCCGCATTCGCAAATTAGCCCGTGTCTTACCCTACGGGATGCAGACCCCTGTAACGGTCAGCGAACTGTTACCCCCTGAAGCCGCCTTTCCGGAGCTCACCGCGGCGCATTTGGCATCGTATGAACATGCGGTGACCAATTTTCTCGCCGGGGATTGGGAACAGTCCTATCGAGCGCTGCACGACATCCCGCCCAGCGACCGGGCACAGGACTTTCTCAACGTCCTCATCGCCCAGCACAACCGCCAAGCCCCGGGCGATTGGGACGGAATCGTCAAACTGCCCAGCAAATAG
- a CDS encoding serine/threonine protein kinase has protein sequence MTDSPSRPISTAPDDTLRQDAESSDRSARLSRRKLRPPGDVPGYKINLCLGEGAYGSVWLAWEQNTGKQVAIKFYTHRGGLDWSLLNREVEKLAMLYTSRDIVRLYEVGWDAQPPYYVMEYLENGSLAALLREGPLPMTESVRIAEAVLRALVHAHGSGILHCDIKPANVLLDGDMQPRLADFGQSRLSNSQDPALGTLFYMAPDQADLAAVPDARWDVYALGALLYHCLCGHPPFRTPEVEQKILATDSLRERLAVYRGTLQSAERPSAHRRVAGVDKRLVHIVDRCLEMNPARRYPNAQAALEAFKVRAKQRARRPAIVMGIIAPLLLLLALVPLGFQAGDQAVATSESAVVFQASENNKLAAKATARMLESELVGLIGQLHSVARNPELAEAIYREGELPQNKRSQLEALLKNFRRRYSVPRTLKARSRNTVANDSDIDYLLDRSWFLTDAKGVQLWRDPYGDTIDGEYHWRDYFHWGGKQLPKTVDVKDVQTHWDEKTFHISAPFVSEETNSYMVAISVVVRDKKTSQPLGVLARTIDLGKLLSAKTLGESRRVAMIDGRNGKFLDHPLMAPSRFEGLDNDEVAATIEDLELSLAMREKLAQYPHSNHPTQDAGEMDVIIENQHHDPADRLDQEAVKRGEDQQRWLAAFARVPGTDWWTVAQERHTEAIQPVQKVQSELMFYGMIGLSAFFALIGALWYFLLRGVSNRTVRIGSSQPRRGRNIETEALSGSGRSSSLG, from the coding sequence ATGACCGATAGCCCCAGCCGACCGATCTCGACCGCGCCCGATGATACGCTCCGGCAGGATGCTGAGAGTTCCGATCGGTCCGCGCGGCTGAGTCGGCGGAAATTGCGGCCGCCGGGGGACGTGCCGGGTTACAAAATCAACCTCTGCCTGGGCGAAGGGGCCTACGGTTCTGTCTGGTTGGCTTGGGAGCAAAACACCGGCAAGCAGGTCGCCATCAAATTCTACACGCACCGCGGCGGTCTGGATTGGTCGCTGCTGAATCGTGAAGTCGAAAAACTGGCCATGCTCTATACGAGCCGCGATATTGTGCGGCTTTATGAAGTCGGCTGGGATGCGCAACCTCCTTATTACGTCATGGAGTATTTGGAAAACGGATCCTTGGCAGCGCTACTTCGGGAGGGACCGTTGCCTATGACCGAATCGGTCCGTATTGCCGAAGCGGTGTTGCGGGCGCTGGTCCACGCCCATGGCAGCGGGATTTTGCATTGCGACATCAAACCGGCCAATGTGCTGCTCGATGGTGACATGCAACCTCGCTTGGCGGATTTTGGTCAGTCCCGACTGTCCAACTCTCAGGACCCGGCACTGGGGACTTTGTTTTATATGGCGCCCGATCAAGCGGATCTGGCGGCGGTGCCCGATGCACGCTGGGACGTCTACGCGCTCGGTGCGCTGTTGTACCATTGTTTATGCGGACACCCGCCGTTTCGCACCCCCGAAGTCGAACAAAAGATTCTCGCCACCGATAGCCTGCGTGAACGGTTGGCGGTTTACCGGGGAACGCTGCAATCCGCCGAGCGGCCCTCGGCACATCGTCGGGTTGCGGGAGTCGATAAACGCTTGGTGCATATCGTGGATCGCTGCCTGGAAATGAATCCTGCACGGCGTTACCCCAATGCGCAAGCCGCCTTGGAAGCATTCAAAGTTCGTGCCAAACAACGCGCCCGTCGTCCGGCGATCGTAATGGGCATCATAGCCCCCTTGCTGCTGCTGTTGGCGCTGGTCCCCTTGGGATTCCAGGCCGGCGATCAAGCGGTGGCCACCTCCGAATCGGCGGTGGTTTTCCAGGCCTCAGAGAACAACAAACTAGCGGCCAAGGCGACCGCGCGGATGCTGGAAAGCGAACTGGTCGGCTTGATCGGTCAATTGCACAGCGTAGCGAGGAATCCAGAATTGGCAGAGGCCATTTATCGTGAAGGGGAATTGCCCCAGAACAAGCGTTCCCAGCTGGAAGCATTGCTTAAAAATTTCCGCCGCCGCTATAGTGTCCCGCGAACGCTGAAAGCACGGTCGCGGAACACAGTCGCCAATGACAGCGACATCGACTATCTGTTGGATCGCAGTTGGTTTCTCACCGATGCCAAAGGCGTTCAACTGTGGCGTGATCCTTATGGCGATACGATCGACGGTGAATATCATTGGCGCGATTATTTTCATTGGGGCGGCAAACAGCTCCCCAAAACCGTGGACGTCAAAGATGTACAAACGCATTGGGATGAGAAAACATTTCACATCTCCGCCCCCTTCGTCAGCGAAGAGACGAATAGCTACATGGTGGCCATCTCGGTCGTCGTCCGTGATAAAAAAACCTCGCAACCGCTGGGCGTGCTCGCCCGCACCATCGACTTGGGAAAATTGCTCTCCGCGAAAACGTTGGGAGAGTCGCGACGGGTCGCCATGATCGACGGACGCAACGGCAAATTTTTAGATCATCCCTTGATGGCCCCCTCGCGATTTGAAGGTCTTGACAACGACGAGGTTGCAGCCACCATTGAGGATCTGGAACTCAGCCTCGCAATGCGTGAAAAACTCGCACAGTACCCGCATTCGAACCACCCGACGCAAGATGCGGGCGAGATGGATGTGATCATCGAAAACCAACACCACGATCCTGCGGACCGGCTTGATCAAGAAGCCGTAAAACGCGGCGAGGACCAACAGCGCTGGTTAGCCGCCTTTGCCCGGGTCCCCGGAACCGACTGGTGGACCGTTGCTCAGGAGCGCCACACCGAAGCGATTCAACCCGTGCAGAAAGTCCAATCGGAATTGATGTTCTACGGCATGATCGGACTGTCGGCGTTTTTTGCGCTGATCGGCGCTCTGTGGTACTTCTTGTTACGCGGCGTGAGCAATCGCACGGTCCGCATCGGCTCGTCGCAACCTCGACGAGGCCGCAATATCGAAACTGAAGCGTTGTCCGGCAGCGGGAGGAGTTCGTCACTTGGCTGA